From a single Adhaeribacter swui genomic region:
- the yajC gene encoding preprotein translocase subunit YajC, producing the protein MYQLFLQVNTPSNISNILFIGAIILVFYFFMIRPQQKKVSDAKKFRESLSKGMNVVTIGGLHGKLVDISETTVWIEVDKGLRLKFDKSAIAVESTTKANDKA; encoded by the coding sequence ATGTATCAACTATTTTTACAAGTAAACACCCCGAGTAATATCTCTAATATTTTGTTTATTGGGGCTATTATTTTAGTGTTTTACTTTTTTATGATCCGGCCGCAGCAGAAAAAAGTATCTGATGCCAAAAAATTTCGGGAATCGCTTAGCAAAGGCATGAACGTAGTAACCATTGGCGGCTTGCACGGCAAACTCGTGGACATCAGCGAAACTACCGTTTGGATAGAAGTAGATAAAGGTCTGCGGCTTAAATTTGATAAATCTGCCATTGCAGTAGAATCTACCACCAAAGCGAACGACAAAGCTTAA
- a CDS encoding YtxH domain-containing protein, which translates to MSKKITYTLLAFLSGVATGAAFGVLYAPDKGQGTRNRLSYQLDKYRDMLMDLTDVLRENREPHQSAARSEGQRVIQDAKDKAEKLLGDVDLLINQINSRREVI; encoded by the coding sequence ATGAGCAAGAAAATAACCTACACGCTTTTGGCGTTTTTATCCGGAGTAGCTACCGGAGCTGCTTTTGGCGTCTTATACGCGCCCGACAAAGGCCAGGGAACCCGTAACCGCTTAAGCTACCAGTTAGATAAATACCGCGACATGCTGATGGACTTAACCGACGTACTGCGCGAAAACCGCGAACCGCACCAATCAGCGGCCCGCTCCGAAGGCCAGCGTGTAATTCAGGATGCAAAAGATAAAGCCGAAAAATTATTGGGCGATGTAGACTTGCTAATTAATCAAATTAACAGCCGCCGCGAAGTTATCTAA
- a CDS encoding YbbR-like domain-containing protein — protein sequence MWFLKPFHGREQYWRVVLLCFTAASTFWLLNALNKNYTNIRVTYPIRFVYDQREYIPLKPLPEEITINVSGKGWKLLRKYLMLDVQPADIPMQGLTQQKAVSTSIFRPNVANALDGLQLNFIVTDSIRFDFDKQVKRKIPLVLDTLHLPINPNYALVRPITITPKEVEFEGPASVLDSLPNPFVLTLPKTNLTGAYNNSVPINYPFKELVKSDIVEAEVKFNVKLLAWQNLLLAPAVQNKPEKDSIVLYPPTVTVRYGYFPEQAAQINLTQFALSANLSQVNPKDSTVALELLRKPALVRRVIVQPSKVKVFPGVKI from the coding sequence TTGTGGTTCTTAAAACCATTTCACGGCCGGGAACAATACTGGCGGGTAGTGCTGCTGTGCTTTACAGCAGCATCTACCTTCTGGCTGTTAAACGCCCTCAATAAAAATTACACCAACATCCGGGTTACTTATCCCATTCGTTTTGTTTACGACCAGCGCGAGTACATTCCGCTAAAACCTTTACCCGAAGAAATAACCATTAACGTAAGCGGCAAAGGCTGGAAACTTTTGCGCAAATACCTGATGCTGGATGTGCAACCAGCCGATATTCCCATGCAGGGGCTTACCCAGCAAAAGGCGGTTTCCACGAGCATTTTCCGGCCCAATGTGGCCAATGCCCTGGATGGCCTGCAGTTAAACTTTATTGTAACGGATAGCATCCGGTTTGATTTTGATAAGCAGGTAAAGCGAAAAATTCCGCTGGTACTGGATACCTTGCATTTACCCATTAACCCGAACTACGCGTTGGTAAGACCCATTACCATTACCCCCAAAGAAGTAGAGTTTGAAGGTCCGGCCTCGGTGCTGGATTCGCTGCCTAACCCGTTTGTGTTAACTTTGCCCAAAACAAATTTAACCGGGGCATATAATAATTCGGTACCCATTAATTACCCGTTTAAAGAACTGGTTAAAAGCGATATTGTAGAAGCCGAAGTTAAATTTAACGTAAAATTGCTGGCCTGGCAAAACTTGTTACTAGCCCCAGCCGTGCAGAACAAGCCCGAAAAAGATTCTATAGTTTTATACCCGCCTACCGTTACGGTGCGCTACGGGTATTTTCCGGAACAAGCGGCCCAAATAAACCTGACGCAATTTGCCTTATCGGCTAACCTTTCTCAGGTAAACCCCAAAGATTCTACCGTAGCCTTAGAGTTGTTGCGAAAACCGGCTTTGGTGCGCCGGGTAATTGTGCAGCCCAGTAAAGTAAAAGTTTTTCCGGGAGTAAAAATATAG
- the nusB gene encoding transcription antitermination factor NusB: MLNRRTLRIKAMQAIYAYMQAEGSDYNLALDKIEADFAPDLNSMEVQDRKKLEGQKKIATILFKEWYDTRQFDTEETDKEVLAAVNNAVRFYETQLKKDFRTYGSQMVNAVEKIYDHYLSNLQITEVLVQLIEGEEEKKATRFTVKKELNFKNLLDNRVVQKLLANKSYQERLIRRNISWGSDIDQLRQWYKTVVKNDETIQNYLATPEHTYEEDHELVKHLYKNLIFKDETLQKYFEEQDMNWVENKAIVKSLVNKTIKSLEETADENLPLLDLSANWEDDKVFFEDLYNQTVQEDATYEALINSHIKNWDVERVALLDKIILKMALCEMHIFRSIPVKVTINEYIEISKLYSTPKSKQFINGVLDKIAQELAEKGDIRKSGRGLIDNK; encoded by the coding sequence ATGCTTAACCGCAGAACATTACGAATCAAGGCGATGCAAGCCATTTACGCCTACATGCAAGCCGAAGGTTCCGATTACAACCTGGCCTTAGATAAAATTGAGGCTGATTTTGCCCCCGATTTAAACTCGATGGAAGTGCAGGATCGCAAAAAACTGGAAGGGCAGAAAAAAATTGCCACCATCCTCTTTAAAGAATGGTACGATACCCGGCAGTTCGATACCGAAGAAACCGATAAAGAAGTTCTGGCGGCCGTAAATAATGCCGTGCGGTTCTACGAAACCCAACTCAAAAAAGACTTCCGCACCTACGGTAGCCAAATGGTAAATGCCGTAGAAAAAATCTACGATCATTATTTAAGCAACCTGCAAATTACCGAAGTGCTGGTGCAATTAATCGAGGGCGAAGAAGAAAAAAAGGCCACCCGCTTTACCGTTAAAAAAGAATTAAATTTTAAAAATTTATTAGATAACCGGGTAGTGCAAAAACTGCTCGCCAATAAATCGTACCAGGAGCGCCTCATTCGCCGCAACATTAGCTGGGGCTCCGACATCGACCAGTTACGGCAGTGGTATAAAACCGTAGTTAAAAACGATGAAACCATCCAGAATTATCTAGCCACGCCCGAGCATACTTACGAAGAAGACCACGAGCTAGTAAAACACCTCTATAAAAATTTAATTTTTAAAGACGAAACCCTGCAAAAATATTTCGAAGAGCAGGACATGAACTGGGTCGAAAACAAAGCCATTGTAAAAAGCCTGGTAAACAAAACCATTAAATCCTTAGAAGAAACCGCCGACGAAAATTTACCTTTGCTCGATTTATCGGCCAACTGGGAAGACGATAAAGTTTTTTTCGAAGATTTATACAACCAAACCGTTCAGGAAGACGCCACCTACGAAGCCCTGATAAACAGCCATATTAAGAACTGGGACGTAGAACGGGTAGCCCTGCTGGATAAAATAATTTTAAAAATGGCCCTCTGCGAAATGCATATTTTTCGCAGCATTCCCGTAAAAGTAACCATTAACGAGTACATCGAAATATCGAAGCTGTACAGCACGCCCAAGAGTAAGCAATTTATCAACGGCGTACTGGATAAAATAGCCCAGGAGCTAGCCGAAAAAGGAGATATCCGGAAATCGGGCCGGGGCTTAATAGACAATAAATAA
- a CDS encoding isocitrate/isopropylmalate dehydrogenase family protein, translated as MKQITLIPGDGIGPEITEAVKTIFAAAQVPVTWEVENAGITTHNAGGQLIPVSLIASLNKNRVALKGPITTPVGGGFKSINVTLRQMFDLYQNVRPAKSTVGIETPFKFVDLVLFRENTEGLYSGLEFYDERHGIADAIARVTKDGCDKICRAAFEYARQHNRKKVTVVHKANILKLAGSLFINSAKTIAPEYPEITLDDKIIDNMCMQLVNKPEQFDVVVTTNLFGDILSDLCAGLVGGLGVVAGANIGKDMAIFEAVHGSAPDIAGKGIANPTALLRSAIMMLHHIGEHEHATRIEAAMDQTFKNREQCTGDLGGKASTMEFAQNVISHLQ; from the coding sequence ATGAAACAAATAACCTTAATACCGGGTGATGGCATTGGTCCCGAAATTACCGAAGCCGTAAAAACCATTTTTGCTGCTGCCCAAGTGCCCGTTACCTGGGAAGTGGAAAATGCCGGCATTACCACGCACAACGCCGGTGGCCAGTTAATTCCGGTTTCGCTTATTGCTTCTTTAAATAAAAACCGGGTTGCTTTAAAAGGCCCGATTACCACACCGGTTGGGGGCGGCTTTAAAAGCATTAATGTTACCCTGCGCCAGATGTTTGATTTGTACCAGAACGTGCGGCCGGCCAAAAGTACCGTAGGCATCGAAACGCCTTTTAAATTTGTAGATTTAGTGTTGTTCCGCGAAAATACCGAAGGCTTGTACTCGGGCCTGGAATTTTACGACGAACGCCACGGCATTGCCGACGCGATCGCCCGGGTTACCAAAGATGGCTGCGATAAAATTTGTCGTGCCGCTTTTGAATACGCCCGCCAGCATAACCGCAAAAAAGTAACGGTAGTGCACAAAGCCAATATTTTAAAATTAGCCGGTAGTTTATTTATTAACTCGGCCAAAACCATTGCCCCGGAGTACCCCGAAATTACCCTGGATGATAAAATCATCGATAACATGTGCATGCAGTTGGTAAATAAACCAGAGCAGTTTGACGTAGTAGTTACCACCAACCTGTTCGGCGATATTTTATCGGATTTATGTGCGGGTTTGGTAGGTGGTTTAGGTGTGGTTGCCGGTGCCAACATTGGCAAAGACATGGCTATTTTTGAAGCCGTACACGGCTCGGCGCCCGATATTGCCGGTAAAGGCATTGCCAACCCTACTGCTTTATTACGTTCGGCCATTATGATGCTGCATCACATTGGCGAGCACGAACATGCCACCCGCATTGAAGCTGCCATGGACCAAACCTTTAAAAACCGCGAGCAATGCACCGGCGATTTAGGGGGCAAAGCCAGCACTATGGAATTTGCGCAAAATGTAATTTCGCATTTACAATAA
- a CDS encoding DUF1573 domain-containing protein, whose protein sequence is MKMNKLFAGLLAVSLLAAGCNNSNSNSEGDSTETTASASTPAVNAVANPNLTNEQVMSNADAPVMTFTEMEHDFGDIKPGAVVKHTFTFKNTGKSPLIISNASATCGCTVPEWPKDPVAPGAEGKIDVQFDSHGKTGQQSKTITIEANTQPSTNQIAIKTNILPDMAANGPLRTQ, encoded by the coding sequence ATGAAAATGAATAAACTTTTTGCCGGCTTATTGGCAGTATCGTTACTGGCTGCTGGCTGCAATAATTCTAATAGTAACTCCGAAGGCGACAGCACCGAAACTACTGCTTCTGCTTCTACGCCGGCCGTAAATGCCGTTGCTAACCCCAACCTGACCAACGAGCAGGTAATGAGCAACGCCGATGCCCCCGTGATGACGTTTACCGAAATGGAACACGATTTTGGCGATATTAAACCAGGTGCGGTAGTAAAACATACCTTTACTTTTAAAAATACCGGTAAATCGCCCTTAATTATTTCCAATGCTTCGGCTACCTGCGGTTGTACCGTGCCCGAGTGGCCCAAAGATCCCGTTGCTCCTGGCGCCGAAGGTAAAATAGATGTGCAGTTTGATAGCCATGGTAAAACCGGGCAACAATCTAAAACCATTACAATTGAAGCCAATACCCAGCCATCTACCAATCAGATTGCCATTAAAACAAACATTTTGCCCGATATGGCAGCTAACGGACCTTTAAGAACGCAATAA